From Plasmodium falciparum 3D7 genome assembly, chromosome: 9, one genomic window encodes:
- a CDS encoding peptidyl-prolyl cis-trans isomerase: MGKHKHSKDKLYILQSEYRRDAEIKKKKLKSRGSSFLPFNYCCISLRPFSEPYCDEDGRLYDKKSVLEEMSKDEKDRRIKHSIDIKKLIKANFYKHNNEYICPITRKYFNKHTKIILNRKTGNVYSSEIYKLFHNKNEMFDPITHDKISKEDFIVLQDPLNNKTSYVASHLNDRDQEDNEKKKKNIFAPSIQDNGAIMSILKEMEEAKKEKRKKEQEEEEEKKKKVYGILQDYNSDSNESEHSNEKKKMLKNKKDEYNKNIHSTNYDSDSSENEIKIKCTNYSDNKLAQSVTSTISNVTYENSFIYLSENQVHDIIYEKIKTNKKNSYIRLITDVGMLNIELYTHIYPKLCHNFLYLCEYKYYNKSDIFKKQDDKNIVYFGSSKKNVHAAASGFYWRKKLKKYKLRNKLNDEKRIQKFKETLMNENSDNDSDIAIKYIKYNDHRQIQKNNTFGNVYFYKYYNQKYSNMFYISVSENYVSPDICIGKVVGGSDTLNKLKNLDTSSNSQEQYSLNECIIYTNPFKDVIKEMKENIKTDKKVKNEKEDIETFIDDKNYTENKNDNIGKYIKWKDINKNNEPIDKEEYNSKSKLNLKNKESFSKPSKMDFSCW, from the exons TTGTATAAGTTTAAGGCCTTTCAGTGAACCATATTGTGATGAAGACGGAAGATTATATGATAAGAAAAGTGTCTTAGAAGAAATGAGTAAAGATGAAAAGGATAGGAGAATTAAACATTCTATagatataaagaaattaattaaagccaatttttataaacataataatgaatatatttgtcCTATTACtcgaaaatattttaataaacatacgaaaattattttgaataGAAAAACTGGTAATGTTTATTCAtctgaaatatataaattatttcataataaaaatgaaatgttTGACCCAATAACTCATGATAAAATAAGTAAAGAAGATTTTATTGTATTACAAGAtcctttaaataataaaacgaGTTATGTAGCTAGCCATTTAAATGATAGAGATCAAGAAgacaatgaaaaaaaaaaaaaaaatatttttgctCCGTCTATTCAAGACAATGGTGCAATTATGagtatattaaaagaaatggaagaagcaaaaaaagaaaaaagaaaaaaagaacaagaagaagaagaagaaaaaaaaaaaaaagtatatggAATATTACAAGATTATAATAGTGATAGTAATGAAAGTGAACATtctaatgaaaaaaaaaagatgttaaaaaataaaaaagatgaatataataaaaatattcattctACAAATTATGATAGTGATAGCAGTGAAAAtgaaatcaaaataaaatgtacaaATTATAGTGATAATAAATTAGCACAAAGTGTTACATCTACTATATCTAATGTAACTTATgaaaattcttttatttatctttCAGAAAATCAAGTtcatgatataatatatgaaaagataaaaacaaataaaaaaaatagttaTATAAGACTAATTACTGATGTAGGTATGTTAAATATAGAATTATATACTCATATTTATCCTAAACTTTGTCataatttcttatatttatgtgaatataaatattataacaaatcagatatttttaaaaaacaagatgataaaaatattgtttattttggttcaagtaaaaaaaatgtacatgCAGCAGCTTCTGGATTTTATtggagaaaaaaattaaaaaaatataaattaagaaataaattaaatgatgaaaaaaggATACAAAAATTTAAGGAAACATTAATGAATGAAAATAGTGATAATGATAGTGATATAgcaatcaaatatataaaatataatgatcatagacaaattcaaaaaaataatacttttggaaatgtatatttctataaatattataaccaaaaatattctaatatgttttatatatctgTATCTGAAAATTATGTAAGTCCCGACATATGTATAGGAAAAG TTGTTGGGGGAAGTGatacattaaataaattaaaaaatttagatACGTCATCAAATTCTCAg GAACAATATAGTTTGAATGAATGTATTATTTACACTAATCCATTTAAGGAtgttataaaagaaatgaaggaaaatataaaaactgataaaaaggtaaaaaatgaaaaggaagATATTGAAACTTTtattgatgataaaaattatacagaaaataaaaatgacaatattggtaaatatataaaatggaaggatataaacaaaaataatgaacctattgataaagaagaatataatagtaaatcaaaattaaatttaaaaaataaagaatctTTTTCTAAACCCAGTAAAATGGACTTTTCATGTTGGTAA